A window of Anomalospiza imberbis isolate Cuckoo-Finch-1a 21T00152 chromosome 4, ASM3175350v1, whole genome shotgun sequence contains these coding sequences:
- the LOC137472937 gene encoding multiple epidermal growth factor-like domains protein 9 isoform X1, with protein MSAWLCPLLWSLPMVCLTGIALGQTTSTEVPVASTPALPSTTSTEVPVASTPAPPNVTTATASSPPAAPTTLSAGLTPTTANPAASTAAPSADLSTKTPAQTLPPTTGTVPTSGSRAISQASSALTATSSSAPASPPGVTTFPGLPSSAPLPSTPQPSNCSRVNVTACAPCPPGTVPTQGTLSCSCCAGGSCIDPSACSPCPPGHYQPQSGEPSCLPCPQGYYTSFPRSTVCLPCPPGHFANESGAAACRACEQGYFSSKQNAAFCLPCQPGSFCNTSSCSACLPCPGGQEAPREASEACESCPPGTFKGPSDNRCKACRTGEYQLQRGKESCELCPENHYCPSPDVKPVKCPPDAFCPRGSVEPTYCMELFLYKAGDSCQLTPATVIVLATFSAGGILVFFLIILRRQQEHGKKSLKWLLLPQGSGHATYGGTEHTEPVYAGW; from the exons gTATTGCTTTAGGCCAGACAACCAGCACCGAGGTCCCAGttgcatccaccccagcacttCCCAGTACAACTAGCACCGAGGTCCCAGttgcatccaccccagcacctcccaaTGTAACCACTGCTACGGCCTCttctcccccagctgctcccacaaCACTCTCAGCTGGACTGACACCAACCACTGCAAACCCTGCTGCAtccacagcagctccatctgCTGATCTGAGCACAAAAAcccctgcccagactctgcccCCCACCACGGGGACCGTCCCCACCTCTGGCAGCAGGGCCATCTCTCAGGCGTCTTCAGCACTGACGGCCACATCCAGCAGTGCCCCAGCATCCCCTCCAGGAGTGACCACATTCCCTGGGCTCCCGTCGTCAGCTCcgctccccagcaccccccagccCTCCAACTGCAGCAGAGTGAATGTGACAGCCTGTGCCCCCTGccccccaggcactgtccccacCCAAG GCACCTTGAGCTGCTCGTGCTGCGCAGGGGGCTCGTGCATTGACCCCAgtgcctgcagcccctgcccaccagGCCACTACCAGCCCCAAAGTGGGGAACcatcctgcctgccctgcccacaGGGGTACTACACCAG ctTCCCAAGGAGCACTGTGTGTCTTCCCTGCCCACCAGGACATTTTGCTAATGAGTCCGGGgctgcagcctgcagagccTGTGAGCAAG gcTATTTTAGCTCCAagcaaaatgcagctttttgtCTGCCTTGCCAGCCAGGATCGTTTTGCAA caccagcagctgctcgGCCTGTCTGCCCTGTCCCGGGGGGCAGGAGGCTCCTCGGGAGGCGTCGGAGGCGTGCGAGTCCTGCCCGCCAG GTACATTCAAAGGCCCCAGTGACAACAGATGCAAGGCCTGCAGGACAGGAGAGTACCAGCTACAGCGGGGCAAGGAGAGCTgtgagctgtgcccagaaaaCCACTACTGCCCT AGCCCAGATGTGAAGCCAGTGAAGTGCCCTCCCGATGCCTTCTGCCCCAGGGGCAGCGTGGAGCCCACCTACTGCATGGAGCTCTTCCTGTACAAGGCAGGGGACTCCTGCCAGCTGACCCCTGCCACCGTCATTGTCCTGGCCACCTTCTCAGCAG gtggaatccttgttttctttctaataaTTCTGAGAAGGCAGCAAGAGCATGGCAAGAAATCCTTGAAGTGGCTGTtgctgccccagggctcaggacacGCCACCTACGGGGGCACGGAGCACACAGAGCCAGTCTATGCTGGCTGGTAG
- the LOC137472937 gene encoding multiple epidermal growth factor-like domains protein 9 isoform X2 — MSAWLCPLLWSLPMVCLTGIALGQTTSTEVPVASTPALPSTTSTEVPVASTPAPPNVTTATASSPPAAPTTLSAGLTPTTANPAASTAAPSADLSTKTPAQTLPPTTGTVPTSGSRAISQASSALTATSSSAPASPPGVTTFPGLPSSAPLPSTPQPSNCSRVNVTACAPCPPGTVPTQGTLSCSCCAGGSCIDPSACSPCPPGHYQPQSGEPSCLPCPQGYYTSFPRSTVCLPCPPGHFANESGAAACRACEQGYFSSKQNAAFCLPCQPGSFCNTSSCSACLPCPGGQEAPREASEACESCPPGTFKGPSDNRCKACRTGEYQLQRGKESCELCPENHYCPFAGAELLLLLGRAQM; from the exons gTATTGCTTTAGGCCAGACAACCAGCACCGAGGTCCCAGttgcatccaccccagcacttCCCAGTACAACTAGCACCGAGGTCCCAGttgcatccaccccagcacctcccaaTGTAACCACTGCTACGGCCTCttctcccccagctgctcccacaaCACTCTCAGCTGGACTGACACCAACCACTGCAAACCCTGCTGCAtccacagcagctccatctgCTGATCTGAGCACAAAAAcccctgcccagactctgcccCCCACCACGGGGACCGTCCCCACCTCTGGCAGCAGGGCCATCTCTCAGGCGTCTTCAGCACTGACGGCCACATCCAGCAGTGCCCCAGCATCCCCTCCAGGAGTGACCACATTCCCTGGGCTCCCGTCGTCAGCTCcgctccccagcaccccccagccCTCCAACTGCAGCAGAGTGAATGTGACAGCCTGTGCCCCCTGccccccaggcactgtccccacCCAAG GCACCTTGAGCTGCTCGTGCTGCGCAGGGGGCTCGTGCATTGACCCCAgtgcctgcagcccctgcccaccagGCCACTACCAGCCCCAAAGTGGGGAACcatcctgcctgccctgcccacaGGGGTACTACACCAG ctTCCCAAGGAGCACTGTGTGTCTTCCCTGCCCACCAGGACATTTTGCTAATGAGTCCGGGgctgcagcctgcagagccTGTGAGCAAG gcTATTTTAGCTCCAagcaaaatgcagctttttgtCTGCCTTGCCAGCCAGGATCGTTTTGCAA caccagcagctgctcgGCCTGTCTGCCCTGTCCCGGGGGGCAGGAGGCTCCTCGGGAGGCGTCGGAGGCGTGCGAGTCCTGCCCGCCAG GTACATTCAAAGGCCCCAGTGACAACAGATGCAAGGCCTGCAGGACAGGAGAGTACCAGCTACAGCGGGGCAAGGAGAGCTgtgagctgtgcccagaaaaCCACTACTGCCCT TTTGCTGGTGCTGAGTTACTTCTTCTCTTGGGCAGAGCCCAGATGTGA